In the genome of Nymphaea colorata isolate Beijing-Zhang1983 chromosome 9, ASM883128v2, whole genome shotgun sequence, one region contains:
- the LOC116260504 gene encoding probable protein phosphatase 2C 35: MGCVNGKCCRDYPESSDWERGVLVYDGNGERVIYQKNVQRLTECSVEVIHIPSHDFRLKYSFYTQKGYYPDSPDRENQDSFCIKTQLGGDPNFHFFGVFDGHGQFGARCAKFVRDHLVECLVNNPDFLDDPVKAYNSAFSATNSLLHASDIDDSMSGTTAITVFVKGNTLFVANVGDSRAVLGVRRGSSVVAEDLSLDQTPFRKDEYERVKLCGARVLSVDQIEGIKDPNVQSWGDEESDDGDPPRLWLPNAMYPGTAFTRSLGDSMAEKIGVISVPEVKVVHLNQDHMFFVIASDGVFEFLSSQAVVDMVSAFKDPRDACAAIATESYRLWLDHESRTDDITIIIVQINGLHIPGASDGENGSYIKPTMQNGQRNW; encoded by the exons ATGGGTTGTGTTAATGGCAAGTGTTGCAGAGACTATCCGGAGTCATCTGATTGGGAAAGAGGGGTTTTGGTGTATGATGGGAATGGCGAGAGAGTAATCTATCAAAAGAATGTCCAGAGGTTAACAGAGTGCTCGGTTGAGGTAATCCATATTCCCTCTCACGATTTCCGACTCAAGTATTCATTTTACACTCAGAAAGGCTACTACCCTGATTCCCCAGACAGGGAAAACCAAGATAGCTTTTGTATCAAAACCCAACTTGGTGGTGACCCAAATTTCCATTTCTTCGGCGTCTTCGATGGTCATGGCCAGTTTGGCGCTCGGTGTGCTAAGTTTGTCAGGGATCATCTGGTTGAGTGTCTGGTGAATAATCCTGACTTCTTGGATGACCCTGTGAAGGCTTACAATTCGGCATTCTCGGCTACCAACTCACTGCTACATGCAAGCGATATAGATGATTCCATGAGTGGAACAACTGCTATAACTGTCTTTGTTAAAGGTAATACTCTGTTTGTTGCCAATGTCGGGGACTCTCGAGCTGTGCTTGGAGTAAGAAGGGGGAGCTCAGTTGTTGCTGAGGATCTATCTCTTGATCAGACGCCTTTTCGGAAGGATGAGTATGAAAGAGTTAAGCTCTGCGGTGCTAGAGTCCTGAGTGTTGATCAAATAGAGGGAATCAAGGATCCTAATGTGCAGAGTTGGGGTGATGAGGAGAGCGACGACGGCGATCCTCCTAGACTTTGGTTGCCTAATGCAATGTACCCTGGGACAGCATTTACAAGGAGTCTTGGCGATAGCATGGCAGAGAAGATTGGTGTGATTTCAGTTCCTGAGGTTAAAGTGGTTCATCTCAATCAAGATCATATGTTTTTCGTTATTGCAAGTGATGGGGTTTTCGAATTCCTCTCAAGTCAGGCTGTTGTTGACATG GTGTCTGCATTTAAGGATCCCCGAGATGCCTGTGCTGCAATTGCTACAGAATCATACAGATTATGGTTAGACCACGAGAGTAGAACAGATGATATCACAATCATCATTGTCCAGATCAATGGTTTACATATT CCAGGTGCCAGTGATGGAGAAAATGGAAGCTACATCAAACCGACTATGCAGAATGGGCAAAGAAACTGGTGA
- the LOC116261236 gene encoding disease resistance protein L6-like, giving the protein MSSSSTPGFQVFLSFRGPETRNGFTSHLSHALKQSGIRTFLDEEDLQKGERITETICRAIEGSAICIPVLSQSYADSSWCLMELAMMVNCNKKIIPIFYDVEPTVVRHQSSSYKAAFDRHRLRFDEKTINEWKGALKGVAEISGYDRRNTANGNEAKLVSMVVERVSRELKKETSSGCSIDPEETESDAELQAIEEKLRQQKDPYLMELELHRKQYEMHVKQKMRISSSADRENLKKQLDAFLKQIHQMKMQHLLNHMAP; this is encoded by the exons ATGTCATCGTCGTCTACACCAGGGTTTCAAGTATTTCTGAGTTTCAGGGGACCGGAAACTCGGAACGGCTTCACAAGCCACCTTTCCCATGCTCTCAAGCAGAGCGGCATCAGGACCTTCTTGGACGAGGAAGACTTGCAGAAGGGCGAGAGAATCACGGAGACTATTTGCAGGGCGATCGAGGGGTCGGCGATCTGCATACCCGTGCTCTCTCAGTCCTACGCCGACTCGAGCTGGTGCTTAATGGAACTTGCCATGATGGTGAACTGCAACAAGAAGATCATTCCTATCTTCTACGACGTCGAACCGACGGTGGTGCGGCATCAGAGCAGTTCGTATAAGGCAGCCTTCGATCGCCATCGGCTGCGATTCGATGAGAAGACGATCAACGAGTGGAAGGGTGCCCTAAAAGGAGTTGCTGAAATCTCTGGTTATGATCGCAGGAACACTGCAAATGG CAATGAAGCAAAGCTGGTGAGCATGGTTGTTGAGAGGGTTTCTCGTGAGTTGAAAAAAGAAACGAGCTCAGGCTGCTCTATCGACCCAGAAGAAACCGAAAGCGATGCAGAACTGCAAGCCATAGAAGAGAAGCTACGACAGCAGAAGGACCCCTACTTGATGGAGCTTGAACTGCACCGGAAGCAATACGAAATGCACGTCAAGCAGAAAATGAGGATCAGTTCTTCCGCAGATCGAGAGAATCTAAAGAAACAACTGGATGCTTTCTTGAAGCAGATTCACCAAATGAAGATGCAACATCTTCTCAATCACATGGCACCTTAA
- the LOC116261145 gene encoding disease resistance protein L6-like, with translation MSSSSTPGFEVFLSFTGSETRNGFTSHLSHALKRSGIRTFLDEEDLQKGERITETIWRAIEGSAVCIPVLSQSYVDSSWCLMELAMMVNCNKKIIPIFYDVDPTVVRHQSSLYEAAFVRHRLRFDEKTINEWKGALKGVAEIYGYDLRNTANGNEAKLVNMVVARTCRELNNVLPSEASSGCSIDPEETESDAELQAIEEKLRQQKDPYLMELELHRKQSNTRCTSSRK, from the exons ATGTCGTCGTCGTCTACACCAGGGTTTGAAGTATTTCTGAGTTTCACGGGATCGGAAACTCGGAACGGCTTCACAAGCCACCTTTCCCATGCTCTCAAGCGGAGCGGCATCAGGACCTTCTTGGACGAGGAAGACTTGCAGAAGGGCGAGAGAATCACGGAGACTATTTGGCGGGCGATCGAGGGGTCGGCGGTCTGCATACCCGTGCTCTCTCAGTCCTACGTCGACTCAAGCTGGTGCTTAATGGAACTTGCCATGATGGTGAACTGCAACAAGAAGATCATTCCCATCTTCTATGACGTCGACCCGACGGTGGTGCGGCATCAGAGCAGTCTGTATGAGGCAGCCTTCGTTCGCCATCGGCTGCGATTCGATGAGAAGACGATCAACGAGTGGAAGGGTGCCCTAAAAGGAGTAGCTGAAATCTATGGTTATGATCTCCGGAACACTGCAAATGG CAATGAAGCAAAGCTGGTGAACATGGTTGTTGCGAGGACTTGTCGTGAGTTGAACAACGTATTACCCTCAGAAGCGAGCTCAGGCTGCTCTATCGACCCAGAAGAAACCGAAAGCGATGCAGAACTGCAAGCCATAGAAGAGAAGCTCCGACAGCAGAAGGACCCGTACTTGATGGAGCTTGAACTGCACCGGAAGCAAAGCAATACGAGATGCACGTCAAGCAGAAAATGA